Proteins co-encoded in one Streptomyces sp. JH34 genomic window:
- a CDS encoding NAD(P)-dependent alcohol dehydrogenase: MTTVAAYAAPSAKAPLERTTVERRAVGEFDVLIDIKFAGICHSDIHQARDGWGEGIFPMVPGHEIAGVVTETGSGVTKFAVGDRVGVGCMVDSCRECDNCKAGLEQYCAKGNTGTYNALDKNGDPTYGGYSTHIVVDEKYTLRIPDGLALDEAAPLLCAGITTYSPLRHWNAGPGKKVAVVGMGGLGHMGVKIAHALGAEVTVLSQSLRKQEDGLKLGADHYYATSDPETFEALRGTFDIILSTVSAPLDFGAYLSLLKTDGALVNVGAPEEPISVNLFSLIGGRKSLSGSGIGGIQETQDMLDFCAEHGFGAEIELIAASEINEAYERVLNSDVRYRFVIDAATI, from the coding sequence ATGACCACTGTCGCCGCGTACGCCGCCCCCTCGGCGAAGGCTCCGCTGGAGCGCACCACCGTCGAGCGTCGGGCGGTCGGCGAGTTCGACGTCCTGATCGACATCAAGTTCGCCGGGATCTGCCACTCCGACATCCACCAGGCCCGGGACGGCTGGGGCGAGGGCATATTCCCGATGGTCCCCGGCCATGAGATCGCCGGCGTCGTCACCGAGACCGGCTCCGGCGTCACCAAGTTCGCCGTGGGCGATCGCGTGGGCGTCGGCTGCATGGTCGACTCCTGTCGTGAGTGCGACAACTGCAAGGCCGGTCTCGAGCAGTACTGCGCCAAGGGCAACACCGGCACCTACAACGCCCTGGACAAGAACGGCGACCCCACCTACGGCGGCTACTCCACGCACATCGTCGTGGACGAGAAGTACACCCTCCGCATCCCCGACGGCCTGGCCCTGGACGAGGCCGCGCCGCTGCTCTGCGCGGGCATCACCACGTACTCCCCGCTCAGGCACTGGAACGCCGGTCCCGGCAAGAAGGTCGCCGTCGTCGGCATGGGCGGCCTCGGGCACATGGGTGTCAAGATCGCGCACGCCCTCGGTGCGGAGGTGACCGTCCTCTCGCAGTCCCTGCGCAAGCAGGAGGACGGCCTGAAGCTCGGCGCCGACCACTACTACGCCACCAGCGACCCGGAGACCTTCGAGGCCCTGCGCGGCACGTTCGACATCATCCTGTCCACGGTGTCCGCGCCGCTGGACTTCGGTGCCTACCTGTCCCTCCTCAAGACGGACGGTGCGCTGGTGAACGTCGGCGCCCCGGAGGAGCCCATCTCCGTCAACCTCTTCTCCCTGATCGGCGGACGCAAGTCGCTCTCGGGCTCCGGCATCGGCGGTATCCAGGAGACCCAGGACATGCTGGACTTCTGTGCCGAGCACGGATTCGGTGCGGAGATCGAACTGATCGCCGCGTCGGAGATCAACGAGGCGTACGAGCGCGTACTGAACAGTGACGTCCGGTACCGGTTCGTGATCGACGCCGCGACCATCTGA
- a CDS encoding helix-turn-helix domain-containing protein — protein MDEQPVTERRPAGDPVPGGSAGPALDRRAELSEFLRSRRARLKPEDVGLPDFGRHRRVPGLRREELAQLAGVSVAYYTRLEQGNGQNVSGEVLGAIASALRLTDAEQAHLTHLAKPKRHRKKPSARQQRVRGALCRLLDTMEGVPAYVVGRRSEILAWNRMAAAVFGDWEQLPAQERNWARLVFLDPEYRDLFVDWDQKASDIVSYLRMDAGCHPDDPRLSALIGELSVKSEEFRRLWARHDVKEKSHGVKRLHHPLVGELSLSFETFALPDDAEQSVVAYHAEPGSASAEALRLLASWGTDATRAGTSASGRQ, from the coding sequence ATGGACGAGCAGCCTGTGACCGAGCGGCGTCCCGCCGGTGATCCCGTTCCCGGCGGGAGCGCGGGGCCCGCCCTGGACCGGCGTGCCGAGCTCAGCGAGTTCCTGCGCAGCAGGCGTGCCAGGCTGAAGCCGGAGGACGTGGGTCTGCCGGACTTCGGGCGGCACCGCCGGGTCCCGGGGCTGCGCCGCGAGGAGCTGGCCCAGCTGGCCGGGGTGTCCGTGGCGTACTACACGCGTCTCGAACAGGGAAACGGCCAGAACGTCTCCGGGGAGGTGCTGGGCGCGATCGCGTCCGCGCTGAGGCTCACGGACGCGGAACAGGCCCATCTCACCCATCTCGCGAAGCCTAAGCGGCACAGGAAGAAGCCGTCGGCACGGCAGCAGCGGGTGCGCGGGGCCCTCTGCCGGCTGCTCGACACCATGGAGGGCGTTCCGGCGTACGTCGTCGGGCGGCGTTCGGAGATCCTGGCGTGGAACCGCATGGCCGCCGCGGTCTTCGGCGACTGGGAGCAACTGCCGGCGCAGGAGCGCAACTGGGCGCGACTGGTGTTCCTCGACCCGGAGTACCGGGACCTGTTCGTCGACTGGGACCAGAAGGCGTCCGACATCGTCAGTTATCTGCGGATGGACGCGGGCTGCCATCCGGACGACCCCCGCCTCTCCGCCCTGATCGGCGAGTTGTCCGTGAAGAGCGAGGAGTTCCGGCGTCTGTGGGCCAGGCACGACGTCAAGGAGAAGAGCCACGGCGTCAAGCGTCTGCACCACCCGCTGGTGGGTGAACTGTCGCTCTCGTTCGAGACGTTCGCCCTGCCCGACGACGCGGAGCAGTCGGTGGTCGCCTATCACGCGGAGCCGGGCTCCGCGTCCGCCGAGGCCCTCCGGCTGCTCGCGAGCTGGGGCACGGACGCCACCCGGGCGGGCACGTCCGCCTCCGGGCGGCAGTAG